The following coding sequences lie in one Spinacia oleracea cultivar Varoflay chromosome 1, BTI_SOV_V1, whole genome shotgun sequence genomic window:
- the LOC110797508 gene encoding uncharacterized protein isoform X3 has translation MWSKGKSGAKTSHQLLWKKVVEDWEKITNLAWDKGRLKNKLDGMRPKWILWKQLKSKETRLGWDNEKRTVAASDEWWALKIQENAKFEIFRDEGIEPELEYKMDQVFGGCAQGAEKFTPVADPLTLEDEVYVPSPPIGLSSHLNDFDEVGSNVGNEWDGMWKEHSPSSPTHLSTQNENTDKGKGKRVMESGSSQSNKSARTESTRKSGGSAALSHKIDGMVQMIAERNNSTKEFQVAMVNMMNSMNIATPNIV, from the exons ATGTGGAGTAAAGGGAAATCTGGTGCCAAAACTTCACACCAATTACTATGGAAGAAAGTAGTGGAAGATTGGGAAAAAATCACAAATTTAGCCTGGGATAAAGGTCGACTTAAAAATAAATTGGATGGGATGAGGCCTAAATGGATACTTTGGAAACAATTGAAGTCCAAAGAGACCAGATTAGGATGGGACAATGAGAAAAGAACTGTTGCAGCTAGCGATGAGTGGTGGGCCTTAAAAATACag GAAAATGCAAAATTTGAAATATTTCGGGACGAAGGGATTGAGCCTGAGCTCGAATACAAAATGGATCAGGTTTTTGGAGGTTGTGCCCAAGGAGCTGAGAAGTTTACTCCAGTGGCCGATCCTCTAACACTAGAAGATGAAGTATATGTTCCTTCTCCTCCCATTGGCCTGTCTTCACATCTTAATGATTTTGATGAAGTGGGTTCTAATGTGGGAAATGAATGGGATGGGATGTGGAAAGAACATAGCCCTTCATCTCCCACTCATCTATCTACCCAAAATGAAAATACTGATAAAGGTAAAGGGAAAAGGGTAATGGAGAGTGGCTCTTCCCAAAGCAACAAGAGTGCTAGGACTGAAAGTACTAGAAAATCTGGAGGGAGTGCTGCACTTTCACATAAGATTGATGGCATGGTACAAATGATTGCCGAGagaaataattcaacaaaagagtttcAAGTTGCGATGGTGAATATGATGAATTCTATGAATATTGCAACACCAAATATAGTGTGA
- the LOC110797508 gene encoding uncharacterized protein isoform X2: MAPKKNKNNQIGDRINDGEIQELVNVSRITWSNELIHTLYDLCIKHTMWSKGKSGAKTSHQLLWKKVVEDWEKITNLAWDKGRLKNKLDGMRPKWILWKQLKSKETRLGWDNEKRTVAASDEWWALKIQENAKFEIFRDEGIEPELEYKMDQVFGGCAQGAEKFTPVADPLTLEDEVYVPSPPIGLSSHLNDFDEVGSNVGNEWDGMWKEHSPSSPTHLSTQNENTDKGKGKRVMESGSSQSNKSARTESTRKSGGSAALSHKIDGMVQMIAERNNSTKEFQVAMVNMMNSMNIATPNIV; encoded by the exons ATGGCcccgaaaaagaacaaaaacaatcaaATAGGAGATAGGATAAATGATGGTGAAATCCAAGAATTGGTCAATGTAAGCCGGATTACTTGGTCCAATGAATTAATCCATACCCTTTACGATCTTTGTATAAAACACACAATGTGGAGTAAAGGGAAATCTGGTGCCAAAACTTCACACCAATTACTATGGAAGAAAGTAGTGGAAGATTGGGAAAAAATCACAAATTTAGCCTGGGATAAAGGTCGACTTAAAAATAAATTGGATGGGATGAGGCCTAAATGGATACTTTGGAAACAATTGAAGTCCAAAGAGACCAGATTAGGATGGGACAATGAGAAAAGAACTGTTGCAGCTAGCGATGAGTGGTGGGCCTTAAAAATACag GAAAATGCAAAATTTGAAATATTTCGGGACGAAGGGATTGAGCCTGAGCTCGAATACAAAATGGATCAGGTTTTTGGAGGTTGTGCCCAAGGAGCTGAGAAGTTTACTCCAGTGGCCGATCCTCTAACACTAGAAGATGAAGTATATGTTCCTTCTCCTCCCATTGGCCTGTCTTCACATCTTAATGATTTTGATGAAGTGGGTTCTAATGTGGGAAATGAATGGGATGGGATGTGGAAAGAACATAGCCCTTCATCTCCCACTCATCTATCTACCCAAAATGAAAATACTGATAAAGGTAAAGGGAAAAGGGTAATGGAGAGTGGCTCTTCCCAAAGCAACAAGAGTGCTAGGACTGAAAGTACTAGAAAATCTGGAGGGAGTGCTGCACTTTCACATAAGATTGATGGCATGGTACAAATGATTGCCGAGagaaataattcaacaaaagagtttcAAGTTGCGATGGTGAATATGATGAATTCTATGAATATTGCAACACCAAATATAGTGTGA
- the LOC110797508 gene encoding uncharacterized protein isoform X1, whose amino-acid sequence MDYNMQIRMLLLCKEYMDEEDTFWDLMDCIIGCISKYYLNHIYKVPCMTSYFTGQRWMIELLNGHETRCFNALRMYPPLFMQLCTDLETRYGLRSSYRMSIIEKVGIFIYVLAHGAPNKITRERFHHSGETVSRVFKEVLYVIDGMSRDILVPRDRDFKEVPQKLANDARYMPYFKDCIGAIDGTHISIIVPEEDQIRYRGRKGIPTTNVLAVCDFDLLFTYVLTGWEGSAHDSRIFLDTIGDPRLKFPKPPEGKYYVVDKGYLERKGYLTPYPKTRYHLSEYRGVNPRGIKEVFNRAHSSLRSCIERSFGVLKARWKILDKVPMYSFKDQNRIICSCFALHNYIRRSSIGDPAFRLVDRDPNFIPPEGIEDVETSVPPCVQESSTREMTTVRDNIAACLLEARRLRRLRQVH is encoded by the exons ATGGATTATAATATGCAAATTCGAATGCTCCTCTTATGTAAGGAATACATGGATGAAGAGGATACATTTTGGGATTTGATGGATTGCATAATAGGTTGTATTAGCAAGTATTActtaaatcatatttataaggtaCCATGCATGACCTCATATTTTACTGGACAAAGGTGGATGATTGAATTATTAAATGGTCATGAAACACGATGTTTTAATGCTCTTAGAATGTATCCTCCTTTGTTTATGCAATTATGCACAGATTTGGAAACTAGGTATGGTTTGAGGTCATCATATCGTATGTCGATTATAGAAAAAGTAGGCATATTTATTTATGTCCTTGCTCATGGTGCCCCAAACAAAATAACTCGGGAACGTTTCCATCACTCTGGAGAAACTGTGAGTAGAGTATTCAAAGAAGTATTATATGTTATAGATGGAATGTCTAGGGATATACTTGTACCTAGAGATCGAGATTTCAAGGAGGTGCCGCAAAAGCTAGCTAACGATGCTAGATACATGCCGTACTTCAAG GATTGTATTGGAGCTATAGATGGAACACATATATCAATAATTGTTCCCGAAGAGGATCAAATACGTTATAGAGGAAGGAAAGGGATACCAACTACAAATGTTTTAGCGGTATGTGACTTTGATTTGTTGTTTACATATGTCTTAACTGGATGGGAAGGTTCAGCACACGATTCTCGTATATTTCTTGATACAATCGGTGATCCAAGACTCAAGTTTCCAAAACCACCAGaag GTAAATACTATGTTGTGGACAAAGGCTATCTAGAAAGAAAGGGATATTTGACACCTTATCCTAAGACGAGGTACCATCTATCGGAGTATCGTGGTGTAAATCCGAGAGGTATCAAAGAAGTTTTTAATCGTGCTCATTCATCCTTGAGAAGTTGCATTGAAAGGTCATTTGGTGTTCTTAAAGCTCGATGGAAGATTCTAGATAAGGTTCCTATGTACTCATTCAAAGATCAAAATAGAATAATATGTTCTTGCTTTGCATTACACAACTATATTAGACGAAGTAGTATTGGCGATCCGGCTTTTAGACTCGTGGATAGAGATCCTAACTTCATACCCCCCGAGGGAATTGAGGATGTTGAAACTAGTGTCCCTCCATGTGTTCAAGAGTCGTCAACTAGGGAAATGACAACAGTTCGCGATAACATTGCTGCTTGTTTACTAGAAGCTAGACGACTAAGGAGACTTAGACAAGTACATTAG